In the genome of Microtus pennsylvanicus isolate mMicPen1 chromosome X, mMicPen1.hap1, whole genome shotgun sequence, the window ATTGAAAATTCCCACAGCACCAAGGCCTTGCTTGGGAGGCTTCCTATGCTTAACTGTAGTTCTTAATTTCCTTCCTAAATTGTAAAGTGGGGTGGATTTAACTGCTGCCATCATAAGTTTCTTGCATTCCCTAAGGTCAGATATCATAGAACTTGTTTTGAGCCCCCATGGTTCATGCATGCCCAGATGATAAGGTGGCAAAGCATGGTCATCATGCATTCACAGTCCTTGGGAGAGGACAGTAAGACCAGGAAGTATCAGAGCCCAGGCTGGACAACACAGGAACAGCCAGGAGTCTCCCTTATTCTTTAGATTGGAAAAGGCTCCAGAAGGCAATCAGAAAGGTGACCCTCATACTGCAGGTCTAAAAAGGCTGGGCACAAATGAGCCTGTACAGTGGGCAGGGGACCAGGGGgcctcctgtttctgccccttGTGTACTTTTGCAGTCACCACTGGGCTCCCAGGTCCTCCAGAGAAGCAGCCTGAGTGATACTCAGGCAGAAGGGGCTTACTGAGGCCAGATGCACATGCCCAACCACAGACATGAGTCAAGCAAGAACAACTGTTATGGTTCAAGTgaaatgctgcagatccccaagtggcagcaggcaATAGGACAAGAAACCATGCTCAGGTCCCTGAAATGGTGgtaggcagtgggcagcaggtcccgagagcagccaAATCCAGGCAGGGATGCCATAGTTCCCCACGTGGCTGCAGTGGCCTCCAGGGCCAaagagtcccaggcagggagccaagtGGTGTGTGAGAGACCTCAATGGGGAAACCAGTCCCatgagcagagacagacagatgagcatGCCAAGACACTACGCCGTAGGTCTCTGAAGCAGGctgatcccaggcagggagccacgcgGTGGGTGAGATACACTAGATgtagataggcacaccatgcacagagagtttggaaagttatttagtgggttataaagtggagaaggggagaagagcagagagagaagcagagagtaagagacagaaacagagatggtggaaggggagaaatggggagatgGAAGAGACAGAAGCGGCCTCTCTCAGAGGGAGAATCAGGCTGGAATCTGAAGATCACCTTGCTGGGCAGATGGgggagtgtagtaataaggacggtgacggggctgcgtccccaacaccccagccgcctgctcggctagcttatgccccgaaataattacacggacactgtattcttttaaacactgcttgacccatttctatctagcctcttctaggctaactctcgcacctggactagcccatttcttatcatctgtgtagctccggtcttaccgggaaagattcagcatgtctgacctggcggtttgcttcatcgtgtgcgtctgcctgggagagccgagcatggcctctcttctgaggcgtctgctcccgagaggagagctgttgagtctgagctcacttcctcttcctcccagcgttttgttctgtctactcctcccacctatcttctaaccaatggaatgggccaaggcagttcctttattagccaatgaccttcctccatcatttcccctttttcggtttaaacaaaaaaaaaaggctttaactttaacatagcaaaattacatataacaaaacagttatcaagtaaaaattacaataatctttatcataactaaggaaaactataactataactaactattcttaactccatcaaagacttcagaaagatacaatactatataagcaaacaagaaaaaagcaacttttaaaactctagaaatgacagagacatctcgctgcctggacagtcacccaaagttcctctgtaccgttggggcatccatcttcagccttcgggcccatggtatccagcagacatttccataaagcaggaaaattcaaagtcagttcagtcactatctgttgtgtcctgcagaatgtcccgcagaatctttcatgaatcaggaaccccgaaagatcatctcaccttaggcaagttcagtagtcctctctctgcgggttctctgtgtccagtttatgcaatagtccaggcaagagcagtttcttccccaaatggctatcaaactccataacgatcctcttcgatgcccatcttcctgttgaagtagattggtgctgccaggagcagagtgtctcattgtcacgaaaAGTCCTATatcaggggaggaagaaggagtggCTTGTCCCTTACAGGAACAGAACAAACCATTACATTACCATctgatttttataataaaaaggctggATGTTAGGCACCActggttaaaggaattgggatggcagattcttaagactgcttcctgcatatttgtgggcatcatcttgtTGAGGAAcgtgagaaggctgggtgctgatCACATGCTGGGGTAGCTggtctgtttgttcctgtctggtgtttctggtatggaaatgtctggtgtctctgaCACCTGTTTAAGACAGTTTAAGGTGAATCCTTCAATTaagattcctggaactcacaagaattcttagGGTTTGtgaaaaaaagaagtttcagacatatacattgtataaacagtagcatatttatgtcagaatggctGTGACAGATATTATTGCACAATAAAATGTGTTAAGActatggaagacagtgtgtgagAGAAATATGATAACTTGTGTTTATAACTTGTATTTATAAAAGCTCACACCTCTATAACCtgcaggtcttgtatttgtagtttactgaaatttgtttggtgaggttgtccttttaaactgacaaaacctctcagctgtcaaactgcatcagagatctttgagaaggttgaaattttacttgaatttctgattaaaaaacaacagagaacttacttgtttTGCACCTAGACCTCAGGGTTCTCCGTGGTCACTGAAGGTTGCATTTGCCTTTTGATGTTTagagcagggcctgccaggctccagaagatcctgtgggctacgAAATCTGTAGgcagacaagcctaccttgacctgagcagctaggctgtcgattccagagATTTTTTTCGTGTCTGGAGATCCTCAGttcagatgaaaggcagtttttctcggtggtcagcgcttggcagtcGAAGCAAAGTGTGGATggacgttgttctgtgcccatttgctttctgtcttctttgaaggaagtagagtgctgctgctaggagccaacctgtctctttttgttatgaaaagtttattaataattaaatatttaaatgccatgtctCCCAGATCTCGGAGCAGTTGTGGGGCATTTATCAGGCggaactacagtatagaatctgcctggagagccgGGCCTGAGCTTGACTGTACCGGCTCTTAATTTATCAGgcaagatttacatttgtaaaatgacagaaggaaaaaaaaatgcttgcaatagaaggttaacggccgaactgacaatagtagagaacatcttactacattttaaatgaggtTTGGATCAAATATAAAGTGTTTTTGTAAGAAACTTAAAAGTACATGCCAGCATAAAACATAAGACTTATTGTTTCTgcagtctgaaatgagatgcaatgaacagacaattataacagtTAATGGTAAACATAGGTGCAcctaagttacatgtatgaacatacacacagagggaacaggaattgggcaaagtggatgtTCTCGGTGCGGCCAACCTAAGGCGTGCCACTGTACAAAACACACAAGCAACAGAGTCAGCACTGGGGGAGCAGACGGAAAACTTCAGTAAAGATGACAGGACTTGGTCATctacctggctctcagttaagatgtcGGTGAAGTCatctgacctcagttaagatgatggtaagttcacctgacctcagtcaaaatggcagcggGACATATAGTGTATGGAAAAGCCACGAAatttgagctgcagggattttaagtttaataaaaagagagacCCAGAGGCGTGATCCGCCCTGTACCGACTACCATACCACAAGCCGTGgtggggagcaaaaggctggaattgaaaacagccgCCTCATGGATCCtaccaatcttgttggcagcagtagcggtggcagggacagtttgaggacTCTCCTTCCATTTGCTTGTATgttgacagtagttagaaagctcccataaaagTGGAGCCTGGGGGACACTGGCGGAGTGAGGGAAGGAGCTGAAGAATTAGGACATTAAGGCCTGGGGTCTTAGGGCCTCTAAAGGGCACTCATCCCAGGGAATGGCTGGATTGACGGACATGGATGAAAGCCTGTGAAAATGGTGACACCACAAGGCCTATAGGGGGACATCTCCCATCTAAAGGCAGGTGACTAGGCTTCAGGGCCGGCGAGGTGATCATGGGCCTCACTTCCACCCTGGAGTGGACAAGGCTCAGAAGGGCTGCCTGGGAAAGCTTCGTGAAGGTGCTAGGGACCCCGAGGCGTGAGCAGGACCGCTTGTATGCCCCTGCAGAGACTCGGGGCCTTCCACATGGCTCGTTCAGTACCCTTTGAGCATTCCCGCCATTCCGCACAGGTCCTTACTTCCACATGTGTGAGCATTGCAAACAGGGAACAGAGGTGTTCTGGGCACTTTCAGCCCTTCCTAGGTGAGTTTCCAGTTTGTGCATGCACATCCGAAAGCTCCAAGTCAAGTATGCTTCATTGCAGGGTCGGTCTCAAGACGGACCTGCGCCAGCCTGGCTCACATATGCTGACATGGTTCTCTATAGAGGTAGAACACCTCCCCATAGTGAGGCCGACCTGGGATGCCGCCCCCTCCCTCGCCCACCCGGAGGACAAAGAGCTAAGGGAGTCAGTCTGACGATTGTGGAGAGCTGTGTCCCTCTGGGTGAGTGAGTAGTTACTGAAACCCAGGTTAGTCTCTGAGATGACGTCCTGAGCCCAAATTCCCCAGTGGTGTGGAGGAGGCCTGGAAGGGCTGAGTGGAAAGCTCTGATAGGAAGCAGGGACTGAGAAGAGTGGGCGGGACGATATGTGTGCTCACAAAGGACCAGGGACCTGCCACATGGCCCTTTCTGATGTCTGTGCCAGTGAGACATTCATCCGGGTCCACAGGTCCACAGCTGTGCTGAGTCAAAACACGAGTGTGGGTGTTTAAGGTCCTCCCGAGCCTTAAAGGGAAATTTCCCCTCCAcgcgtgcatacgtgtgtgcatgcctgcgtgCATACAtgcgtgcatgcctgcaggcatacatggttGTGTGTGGTTGTGGGCGGGCCTAAAGACATTGGACAGGAGCACGCATGCTCACGCGCCCACGCTTTTCCACAGAGGCCGACGACTTACCGGAAGTGAGAACTAGCTGGCTGTGACCGCTGCCAAGGGGAAGCCGGGTTTCGGGTCGCCCTCCCGAGGCCATTCCTCTAGGTGAGTGACCAGGTGTTAGGACCCAGGATCTTCCCTGAGGTGGTTGATGCCTGGCTCCTGAATTCCACACCACATCTCAGCTCCTCATGGCCCAGGTTCCCGGAGGAAAGTCTAGGAATGCTTTGTGAGGGACGCGGGACTGAGAAGAGCGGACCAGAAACACGGGTGCTTGGGGAAAGACTTAGGGACCTCCCCATGGCCCGTTCCGAGGTCCCTGGGCACTTCCGATGTCCTCCTGGACATCCGTGGAGGGCGGGCCTAGATGAAAGGGGCGGTGGGTGTTCAGGTCCTCGCAAGCCTTAATCCGCTCTATTCTGGGACACGCGTGTGCCACCCCAACACTCAAGTCACGTATGTGTCATTGCCCCGTGGGCCTAGCTAGGTGTGATGCACCTTCTTGGTAAGGAGGGTCTGTGGGGATCAACGTGAATCCTGTCCTCCTAGGTTTGTGACAAGGTATGGGGCCCCAGGAGAGCCCGTGATGTCCAGAGCCTCGCTTCTGAATGTGACTGGAGGAGGCCAGATTGAGCAGTCTGAGAAAGCTGTGCTGGGGCCCCACGGCCTGAGGTCACTGGGCAGGGCAGTTTTGCCTGCTGCTGCTCTAGGGACTAGGGACCTTCCAGGAGGCACCTTTTCTACCTCTTGGGCATTTTCCAGATTGGTCCAGGGCAGAGAGCTAGACGGGCGGGCACACCGAGAAGATGAGATGCTCTGGGCCTTTCCCACCCTCGATAGTGGGGTCCCGTTTCAGCCATATGTGACCGCAAGCCCAGAGTCCCTAGACATGATTTCTAGGTGAACCTTACCATGGAAGTGGAAGAGCATTGGTTAGACCCTTGCCTACcctcctttctgctcttccagaatcaGGGATTCTTAGGTTCAGGAAGTGAGGACGAACGAGGTGTGATCCCCCTCGAGTGGAAGGACAGTCTCAGAGAATGGAGGTGAAGCAGGTCCACCTTGGCGAGTGACTGGTCACTAGGGCCTGCCATGGTGGCCCTTGAGGTGATGTCTGGAGCCTCCCTTCTGCATCAGACTGCAATCAAGGACAGAGGGGAGATCTGAGAAAGCTCTGTCAGGACCGCAGGGCCCTGAAGGAGTGGGCAGGACAGCATGTGTTCTGGTGAAGGAAGTCCTGTCCCTTCGAGCCCCCGTTACTGCAGTTCCCGGACCAGTCGTGTGCACCTTCAAGTCCAGGTCAACACACAAGCTTCCTTACTGGCATTGGTCTAGTCCTTTAGCTCCTTGCAGCAGGCTCatccatgcatgcctgcatgcttcTCCACCTGATCACACATCATCCCATTCGGGGATGTGGGGCCCAATCAGGTGGGACAAGCTTCCCAAGGCAAGAGAACTCTCAGGGAAGTGTGGCTGAAGTGTGGTCATATTATCTGGGTGGGTCCCTCTTCTGAAGATCCGGTGGTTCCAAAATCAGAGTCAGCCTGGATCCACAGTACTTGGTGCTGTATCACCTACCACACACGCCAGGtactaccccacccccactctgccacacacacatactcacacgcacacacacacagacaaacacacacactctcctcgTGTCTGTGCACCAGCTGGGCCCACATGCGAGGCATTTCTCATGCACAGGATTTGTTCCAGCCAGTAGGAAAGCATGCTTGTGGAGGCAGGCAATGGTAGGTGTTACCTTCCTCTAAGAGAAAGAGGTTTCTGAGGGAAAGGTCTTGGAGTAGGCTCCTCTTGGTGGGTGACTGCTTATTCAAAGAGAAACTGTGTCAGAGTGTGCGGAGGTGATCAGGCTTGTGCCTGGAAGATCCAAACTTGGCCTGTGAGGTGACTTGTTGAGGGGCAAATAGAAGGGCCCCCGGGGGCTGCACTTCATCACAGAGGGGTGTGGATCATCATGGGGCTCCCTACAAATGCCACGGTGAAAAGAGTAACGATCCCCACGAGATCAAAATGAAATCTGTCTGCAGATACCTTAGTTATTTAGCGgatgttggttcaaacttctagagACTGACCCCAGGCGGGTTGTTTTTGACACGATTAAATAAAGcacaatttgggggaaaaaatttcTGGTAACGATGATCTCAGTATCATGTGCAGGACGAATATGGAGGCCTGACTACATAGAAACTCTTTTGCAACGTACATGTGACCTCTACCAggaagatgggttctatagcttAGGGACCTGGGGTCTGGTGTGGCTCAGTCACGCAGATAGCGTTGAGGTCACCAGGCCGTAACGTCCATGGGCCATCTCCCCTAAGGATGGGCTCTGTTGACCGAGAAACTAAACTAAAGGTGAAGGTCTAGGGAGGGAGAGTCAAACATAATAATCTGGGAGATCCGGGTGTGGCCTGGCTCTGCAGGCAGCACAGATCACCAGGCTGTTAACAGCATCCTCTCCAGGTCTTCTGGTGGGAACAGACGTAGGCATCCCTTCTGTTGACGAGACAAGCCTGGGTGCTTACCATTCCTAGTTCCCATAGTGCTTGTCTGTGAGCACAGGGGCCTCATGCCCACTTACATGCTGTGTGTCACTCACTGTGCGTGGGTATGTTGGCGAAACTCTGCATTTGCCTCCATTGGGTCCTTCAAGGATGTTGGAGTCCATGTGTTGCTTCTGAGACATGCAGACTCAGAGTGGGTAGGGATTTCAGCTGAGTGTTCAGCAGGACTCGAGCGTGAAGTGCAGGGACTTGGCTCCAGTGAACCCCACTGGCCGTCAGTGGGCTGGTGTCTGGGTTAATGGCCACTTGGTTTGGGGGCCAGCCCAAGCAGTCCTATCCTGGGGGCAAGAAGTCAGCAGAAAGGGCCGAGACTGAGGGCTACAGGGCTGTGGAGAGCTCTGCATCCAGACAGAAAATTGGGACAGAATGTGATTGGATGTTGCGGGATATCAGTGTcttcctcctacctcctcttGGCTGTAGCACGGAGAGTGCCAGGACTCATGGCCACAGCCTGTGCAGTCCGGGTCCCTGTTTTCATTGCGACCACGACATTCTTCTCGGTGTCTTTACTGTCTGTGTGCACCAACATTTCAGGAGTCGTCCCCAGCCCCGCAGAGCCCCAGCCATGTCAAGCAAGGAGCAGAAACATATAGAGAGAAGTGCCAAGCGCCCTAGGGTTGATCAGAATCTCCCACCAGATGACTTGCAGAACCCAGGTGGAGTCACCCCCGGTAACAACTGATATGGGGCTTATGGGTGGGGGGGATCCTAACCGAGGGGGGACATTCTGCTACTCCTTGATGGGTGGAGCACCGGGGTGGCCTAGTACTCACCGGGTCTTTCCACGGAGatccaggtgtgtgtgggggggattcgCGTGCTGAGAAGTGATTCTCAAGCAGGCTCTGGGTTTCTGTCCCCACCCGATGTTCTTCCCCGTGGCTGGCGTGCAAGGGAGTTAGCCTTGGCCAACAGGCCTCTGAAGAACCCGTGGGCCATGGTGGTTTTCCTTGCAAGGCTTGTACAAACACAAGTACCTGCTGTCCCCAGACTCAGGCCTAGTTGAATTTCACCTGGGTGGGACTGGGGTGGGTCATGAGTTCCTGGAAGAGTACTTTCAAACTGCCCTCGGCGATGGACTCTGTGGACCACAGACTGAAGCTGTTTCCCACGTGGGACCATGAGATCAGCACACTTCATTCACAaaggtttttcctttcttctcggTGCAGCAAACAATCCGGCGGCTGATACCAGTGAGATGGGCAGCTGTTCCTCAGGATCAAACGTGCAGGAGGCCAGGTGATGTCTTAAAGCAACTTTGGCCTGACCCAGGAGGTAGTTTCAGTGTGGTTTTGTGCAGAAACTTTTGCCCTTTTCTGGGAGATGGCTACAAACGGAGAGTTTGGTGTTTCGTGAAATAAGCCAGCACCAGAGACGACAGTcagctgttttctctcatttgaggATCCCAGATTATAAATAGGTCCATAAAATGATATCACCCGAACTCAGaagggagactggggagaggcaggcaaTGGCCAATAGAGGGGAAGGTTTGATGAGTGGAGGCCAACTCTGGAGGTGGAGTGTGGTCACGTGGCATGAAGGTTGAAGAGACACTGCTGGGTACTAGAGGAGGAGTAAGTAGTGGGAGGGGattgaggaaggaggagagtgaATAAGGCTGTAGTTCACGAAAGACGGCTGGGCACACCTTTATGAAACCTGTCAGTGCTGCACAGTCAATGGGCTCCGGTCAACATGTAGTATACAAACCCCTAGGCTGTCACAACATAACACAAAGCCGCTGCTTGCAGAGAGGAGACTCTTTGTGGAGCCCAGTGCAGTTGGGCTGGGAAGGCCAGGGATGCAGTTTTCATGAGTCATCCAGCACCCAGCCTGAGGTTGGTTTCCTGGGGATATGGCTGACTTTGAGTCACCCATGCTCCAGTAAGTAACCCTTAACCGTGTGCCCATATGTATCTGCAGTGAACTCTTGGTTCACTGTGAAAACCTGAATAAAGGAATAAGACCAATGACCGGGGAGAGGCAAATCCGACTTTGCCTCACATGAGCGCTGGTCTCTCCGAAATCGCGTGCTTCGCCTGCCTTTCCTTCAGAGCGAAGTTAGGATGTTTGTCCTCAGTTAAGGTTTCTTGTGTGCATTTTCCACAGGGAGCCTGTTCAGAAGAGGATACGGGATTTCAAAGGTGTGTTTGAGCAGGTCTTGCTAGTCCAGGAGCTTTCTTTCCGACCCTACAACTCAAGCGTGGTGAGACCGTGGTCGCCTGTCAGCAGGACAACAGGAGTCTGTTAACAGTTCTGTCGCTCAGGGGATGaatttttatcatcattattattaattattggaAGAGTAAATTGCCATTGTCATCTAGGGGCTACCTTTAGCTTAACTTTTCACTAGCTGCTCTGAACAGGTGGATGTTGCAGCTGTCACCGAGGCGGGGAGAGGGGGGGGAGACTGTCCTGCTTCCTGCATTGCACTGGTGATGATGGGCAAGCAGGTTGATCTCTGCCTTTTATCTTACTGCACGAATGGTATGTGGCATTTCTGAGCTGTTTTTCACGTTGTGAAATAAGTCACTTTTCTGGCTTTCAAAAGTTGCCCTCCTCCAGGGACCCCTGCCCAAGAAGGGCTTGGAGAGCAGCATTTAGGCCATACACACCCGTGAGCCTGTCAGGGAATGGTGAAGCCAGCCAGGCCGTGGCCTGGCAAGAAGAGTGTCATGGCCTGCGAACGAACATCAGCATCACGCATGCCACACTAGCTTGTGGTCTGTCGTCTACGGTAACCAAGTCAGAGTACCACACGCCCCTCAAGCTGAGacagctttttttattacttgtgtAGGTGACCCTAAAACAGTATTACAGGAGAGGCATCCTCAATTCTTTGCCGGTGTATAGAGTCAGTTTATGCAAGCAAGGATGTCAGACAGCATTCCTTCTTTGTGGTACAAATGAACTCCTTGTTTTTTGAGGTTTCCAGAAAACGGTTTGTCAGTGGTGGTCACTCGTCAAAGCACGATGCTCCCATTTTTGTATTGCTAGCACAGAGGAGGTAGAGGCGGGAGAATCCAGAACCGGAGGTCTTGCTCGCTTACCTCtcaggtttgagaccagcctgggctacacaagaggctgtctaaaatttaagaaaagaaaaatagaacaaagaacaaaatgagcACCAGATCTGTACATACTCCTTCCTGTTACCGTGTAGGTGGTATGTCAGGGATGAAAGAGCGCCTCTTCCTGTGGCTATTTGATTTAAAGTGATACCATTTCCTTTGTCGACTAGGGGACATTACCCAGTCCTTCCTGGCAAAGAGGAAGCAGTTTGAAAAGGATATACATGCCTCTTTCAGAATCCTGAATGCAAACCTCCACAGTATTTTCAAAGCGCAGCAGAAGTCAAGGTAAAGTTGTGACCGACCCTCTGTAAAGGAAACCTGTACAGCTTTTGCTCTTCCTTCCAAAGTCACTCCCGCCTGCCATTGTGACACTGCTGAGTGGAGTCACTAATGGGACCTAGGTAGCACTGCATTTTCTCTGTGAGCTAGTCCTGTCCATAGCTGGAGGACCGCCCCCCTCGTTTATGCCGCTCAGGTGTGTTAGCTGCAGCAGGACTGGTAAGAGAACAGTTCCTCACTTCTCAGATGACAATACAGATAATGTCCTGTGAGGAAGGCCAGGCCTCTGTGGTCCTCAAAACTGTACCTTTTAGGATGTGCCATCGGCGCTCTCTTTGGTAAATCGTCGTCCCTGCGTGGGGAAATGGTTCTGTGCACTCTTTGTGTATGTGACTCCGAGAAGATGAAGGGTATGTTGCCTTCAGTACACGGACTTGGGCTCTCAGGATCTCTAGGTTACTCCAtaaggggaagggaagatgaaTCTAATTTTAAGCCGGAAATGCAATCTTGGGAAACGTATGCCTCCGAGCATTCTCGGCATGCGAGAGGGAAGACGCACAAAGTGATGACACCGGTGGTAGCAAATTAAGACAAGTTCTTCTGGGACGAGAGTGATATTTCCGCCTCTCAGGGGACAGTTTAATTCatgtcccctttctcttttgcGCCTGGCTCTTGTCTCAAAATGTGAAGTGTGTGCGTCCTTGCCATAGCCTCACACAGCGTGACAGCGCTCAGTAATTGTGACTGTGTTTCACAGGCAAGAGCTTCACGCCATGCACTCCCAGATGTTTGAGTCGCTGCATCAGGCTTGGCTGGACGATGTGGAGAGTTCAAGGAAGCAAGAAGATCACCTCGCTGTGAGTGTCGCTCTTAGCTTGGAATAGAGCCACCTTGTCTGTTTCCGAAGTGGCAGGGCTTTGATGCTTCGATGCTGCTGCTTATCGCCACGGAAAGGGACCCGACAGGACAGGATGGGACATGAGCatagggagacagggagggtggTGCTTGTGTCCCCAAGAGACTGGCCGTCCTCTccagcttgcttctttttctgtggaGGGGTGGTGTGGTCATGGCTTAGGAGCCAGCATAGGAGGGAGGCGGAGTAGGCACTGCTTGGAGAGCGCAGGAGAAGGGATGGGCTTGGGTGCTCAGAGGGAAAGCTATACCATCCCTGCAGTGCAGATGCCAAAGGtgcaggacagggtgagggtgcgGTCCCAGGTAGACTTCTGACACAGTGAtgagggaggcagagtgagagcagTCCCTGTGGCTGTGGCAGAGCAGGTGCAGGCTTAGCGTTCAGAGGTAGCTAAGTGTTCATGGACACAGAGTAGTGCTGTCTTTGAGGAGTCTTTCATCCTGGTGGAGGACAGGGCGGTACTCCCAAAGATGCTGACTTCCAAAAGTAGGGAAGCAGAGCCTGGAATctgagggagatggagacagattcCAGTCTGGCGGTGAGGAGCATGTTCTCCGGACCCCACTGATTGCCATGCATCCATAGTCCtgctgcttgctcctcatgaaaGCTCAGAAAATAAGTcacctccctgcctcagtttcctaggaGGGTGAAAGCAGAGCTGTGAAGAATCCCTGCCTTTCTAGACTTTGTGTATATAGTGCTTGCAGTTTTTGACATGTTGCTGTGGAATGTTTGACCACAGGAGCTGCAGTATGTTTGCTATTCGTCTTCCCTGCCCTTCTTACTAGGTCGATAATACAGTGATGGGATGATGTCACACTCCGGGGAATGACTGATTGATGAagaactttgggggggggggttgggagaAGGGATTCCTTGGAAGCTAGTCCGTGCCCTCggtgtcttaaaaatactttatgaataaaCAAAGGAACGTTTTGTGCTTAATTTTGGTGAGTGAGGTGGAATCCACAGATGAGGTTGGTCTTATGTTAATTTCAAACTGAATAatgattttatagtatttttgcaCCAGCTAGACGGACTATCTCCCTCTGTGACAGGTCATGTCTTGTTATGTTGCTTTTGGCACTGAAGGGCATGTCTTCAAACGCGTTCTTGAAATGTCAGCACACAAAACATCAGGGGAAGCGATTTCTGTGACTGGCAGCAGGGTTGGATGTTCCCTTGTACTGACATTTTGTCATTGTTCTCCTACGTTTCAGCTTATAACTTGGAAGCAGATGAAGATTTTACAGAAAGCTATAGGGGATCACGAAACCATGATTGGAAACGCTAAAGATTTACGCGACACAtttttgaaggtctggtagattGCACTTGTCAACAGAACACACCCCTATGCCATGCCACGT includes:
- the LOC142840952 gene encoding X-linked lymphocyte-regulated protein 5C-like codes for the protein MSSKEQKHIERSAKRPRVDQNLPPDDLQNPGGVTPANNPAADTSEMGSCSSGSNVQEAREPVQKRIRDFKGDITQSFLAKRKQFEKDIHASFRILNANLHSIFKAQQKSRQELHAMHSQMFESLHQAWLDDVESSRKQEDHLALITWKQMKILQKAIGDHETMIGNAKDLRDTFLKKAKDLHEHGKTLIGGEESEVKKQISKAQDRVIMESQEQDVSGVETYLQSLVLDSCEETF